The following are encoded together in the Poseidonibacter lekithochrous genome:
- the cobA gene encoding uroporphyrinogen-III C-methyltransferase yields the protein MSKVYLTGAGPGDIELMTVKALRLVQNADVIIYDRLANPEILKEVKENTELIFVGKEKGNHRVPQDEINEIIYQCALKYENVVRLKGGDPFVFGRGGEEALYLKQRNIKFEIIPGVTSAISVPAYAGIPVTNRGITPSFRVVTGHRKSSDNIANINWSSFIEDETIVFLMGLHNIELIVTKLLEVGKRKDYPCAIISNGTTKNQKVISGTLEDIVSKSKEAQSPAIIIVGEVVNLRDELRWFD from the coding sequence ATGTCAAAAGTATATTTAACAGGTGCAGGACCTGGTGATATTGAATTAATGACAGTAAAAGCATTAAGACTTGTTCAAAATGCTGATGTTATTATTTACGATAGATTAGCAAACCCAGAAATTTTAAAAGAAGTAAAAGAAAATACAGAATTAATATTTGTCGGAAAAGAAAAAGGAAATCATAGAGTTCCTCAAGATGAAATAAATGAAATCATTTATCAGTGCGCATTAAAGTATGAAAATGTTGTAAGACTAAAAGGTGGAGATCCTTTTGTTTTTGGTCGAGGTGGAGAAGAAGCACTATATTTAAAACAAAGAAATATAAAATTTGAAATTATCCCAGGTGTGACTTCAGCAATCTCAGTTCCAGCATACGCAGGAATTCCTGTAACCAATAGAGGAATTACTCCTTCATTTAGAGTAGTAACTGGGCATAGAAAATCAAGTGACAATATTGCTAATATTAATTGGAGTTCATTTATTGAAGACGAAACAATTGTTTTTTTAATGGGACTACATAATATAGAACTTATTGTTACTAAACTTTTAGAAGTAGGAAAAAGAAAAGATTATCCCTGTGCAATAATCTCAAATGGAACTACAAAAAATCAAAAAGTTATAAGTGGAACATTAGAAGATATTGTTTCAAAATCTAAAGAAGCACAAAGTCCAGCAATTATAATTGTTGGAGAAGTTGTAAATTTAAGAGATGAATTAAGATGGTTTGATTAA
- a CDS encoding type IV pili methyl-accepting chemotaxis transducer N-terminal domain-containing protein, whose amino-acid sequence MKTNTISHKIKIIGVFFIILMTMIIATTTYLNNKNKKDALVINVAGKERMLTQKISKNIFYLYHNNTHSFSELDNATVEFIYNLNSLREGNELIGILKAPTDDIRKQISKVEILWNNFYSNINQFKEILLNKNESNEKELKNIVDSIYNTNNNLLQEVDNLVTMYTSHTEQKTDYLKYIQYFFALIIIFLLGYSFSELKAMEENAKKFFEFSKKVAQNPDNEPIEPIKIEAEKEIVDATDTLNCFIDKVNSAVEYSTNASVKLEEITDEFDKILDDLNSKTDISQQLDKSEDMVIESQEELINSTKKLQELKSELDNLLNSCKSH is encoded by the coding sequence GTGAAAACAAATACAATAAGTCATAAAATTAAAATTATCGGTGTATTTTTTATTATTCTGATGACGATGATAATAGCAACAACAACTTATTTGAATAATAAAAATAAAAAAGATGCTTTAGTAATAAATGTAGCAGGTAAAGAGAGAATGCTTACTCAAAAGATTTCTAAAAATATCTTTTATTTATATCACAATAATACTCACTCTTTTTCAGAGTTAGATAATGCAACTGTTGAATTTATTTATAACCTTAACTCACTAAGAGAAGGTAATGAATTAATAGGTATTTTAAAAGCTCCAACAGATGATATTAGAAAACAAATTTCTAAAGTTGAAATTTTATGGAATAACTTCTATTCAAATATCAATCAATTCAAAGAGATTCTATTAAATAAAAATGAGTCTAATGAAAAAGAATTAAAAAACATTGTTGATTCTATTTATAATACAAACAACAATCTTTTACAAGAAGTTGATAATCTTGTAACAATGTACACAAGTCATACTGAGCAAAAAACTGATTATTTAAAATATATTCAATATTTCTTTGCTTTAATTATCATCTTTTTATTAGGCTACAGTTTCTCTGAGTTAAAAGCAATGGAAGAGAATGCAAAAAAATTCTTTGAGTTCTCAAAAAAAGTTGCGCAAAATCCAGATAATGAACCAATAGAACCAATAAAAATTGAAGCGGAGAAAGAGATTGTTGATGCAACAGATACATTAAACTGTTTTATTGACAAAGTAAACTCAGCTGTTGAGTACTCAACAAATGCTTCTGTTAAACTTGAAGAGATTACAGATGAATTTGATAAGATCCTTGATGACCTTAATAGTAAAACTGATATTTCACAACAATTAGACAAAAGTGAAGATATGGTTATCGAATCACAAGAAGAATTAATTAACTCAACAAAAAAACTACAAGAATTAAAAAGTGAATTAGATAATTTACTTAACTCGTGTAAAAGCCACTAA
- a CDS encoding Crp/Fnr family transcriptional regulator, translated as MPIQETISKISFFDSLDDEQKEMIASISTVIKYPKNSILYYESDVTKNILFLVEGLIKIYKVDKFDNEIFLYHIYKNSMISELSSIKQNDIYCFSNAEFIEDSVVLSIDFEKFQEQFLSKNILTMELMEILLDKTHQLQCIVNRELVFDATAKVAFMLNQDLDMFNKLKRQEVSFMLHIQPETLSRVLKRLTRSGTIEVINGEVGITNKDALVSVFKGVGL; from the coding sequence ATGCCCATACAAGAGACCATAAGTAAAATAAGTTTTTTTGATAGTTTAGATGATGAACAAAAAGAGATGATTGCTTCTATCTCAACTGTTATAAAGTACCCAAAAAACTCTATTTTATACTATGAAAGTGATGTGACTAAAAATATACTTTTTTTAGTAGAAGGTTTGATCAAAATCTACAAAGTAGATAAGTTTGACAACGAAATTTTCTTATATCACATTTATAAAAATTCAATGATTTCAGAGCTATCTTCTATAAAACAGAATGATATTTACTGTTTTTCTAATGCTGAATTTATTGAGGATTCAGTAGTTTTATCAATAGATTTCGAAAAATTTCAAGAACAATTCTTATCAAAGAATATTCTTACTATGGAATTAATGGAAATTTTACTTGATAAAACACATCAATTACAATGTATTGTAAATAGAGAACTAGTATTTGACGCAACTGCAAAAGTTGCATTTATGCTAAATCAAGACTTAGATATGTTCAACAAATTAAAAAGACAAGAAGTCTCTTTTATGTTACATATTCAACCAGAAACCCTATCAAGAGTTTTAAAAAGATTAACTAGATCAGGAACAATTGAAGTAATAAATGGGGAAGTAGGTATCACAAATAAAGATGCTTTAGTTTCAGTTTTTAAAGGAGTAGGACTGTGA
- a CDS encoding glycosyl transferase, with amino-acid sequence MSFKEYIKAVGTGPKGNRELEKEEIINAIDLILKREVSDAQIGAFLVAWRTKFESIGELRGTVESLKSHMTTKKIENSMELGYSFDGRVKNPFLFPLYSDILEKFYKKNHDVEELNLVISGDLLQPAKNGLTINEIVDSLDLGRFLFHFNRIEYLNKLSSLTDLRHELGLRTAFNTVEKLLNPGISDYGVTTAFHKPYVKKYLDIFGPDFKEVIVVKASEGSPEVFKDGKYWKMFDGEIVETPFSLKDYGVTYSKDFDRITLEEALNIVKSPDDEILNIAKFNVALYLVFANRVKSLDEAWERLN; translated from the coding sequence ATGAGTTTTAAAGAGTATATTAAAGCAGTTGGAACAGGTCCAAAAGGTAATAGAGAATTAGAAAAAGAAGAGATTATTAATGCAATAGATTTAATTCTAAAAAGAGAGGTTAGTGATGCACAAATTGGTGCTTTTCTAGTTGCTTGGAGAACTAAATTTGAATCAATTGGTGAATTAAGAGGAACAGTTGAATCTTTAAAAAGCCATATGACTACAAAAAAAATAGAAAATTCTATGGAACTTGGTTATTCTTTTGATGGAAGAGTTAAAAATCCTTTCCTTTTTCCTCTATATAGTGATATTTTAGAAAAGTTTTATAAAAAGAATCATGATGTTGAAGAATTAAATCTTGTAATTTCAGGTGATTTACTTCAACCTGCAAAAAATGGTTTAACAATTAATGAAATTGTTGATTCTCTTGACCTAGGTCGATTTTTATTCCACTTTAATAGGATAGAATACCTAAATAAGTTAAGTAGTTTAACAGATTTAAGACATGAATTAGGATTAAGAACAGCTTTTAATACAGTTGAAAAACTTTTAAATCCAGGAATTAGTGATTATGGAGTTACAACAGCATTCCATAAACCTTATGTAAAAAAATACTTAGATATTTTTGGTCCTGATTTTAAAGAAGTAATTGTTGTTAAAGCTAGTGAAGGTAGTCCAGAAGTCTTTAAAGATGGTAAATATTGGAAAATGTTTGACGGTGAAATTGTTGAAACACCTTTTAGTTTAAAAGACTATGGTGTGACATATTCCAAAGATTTTGATAGAATTACTTTAGAAGAGGCTTTAAATATTGTTAAAAGCCCAGATGATGAGATTTTAAATATTGCAAAATTTAATGTAGCGTTATATTTAGTGTTTGCAAATAGAGTAAAATCTTTAGATGAAGCTTGGGAAAGGTTAAATTAA
- the moaA gene encoding GTP 3',8-cyclase MoaA encodes MLIDGYGRKVDYLRVSVTERCNFRCQYCMPEKPFSWVPKENLLSYEDLFKFIKVAIDEGITKVRITGGEPLLREGLDEFIKMIYDYKNDIDLALTTNGFLLPKVAQKLKDAGLKRINVSLDSMKPDVAAKIAQKNVLETVLKGIQAADDAGLKIKINCVPIQGINDGDLLEVLDFCKDKGYPIRFIEFMENQHAKDGAKGLNSDAIKKIVSQKYEKFDEVPRDTSSPAQYYAIEGGYQFGIIEPHKDDFCAACNRIRLTAEGFLIPCLYFEDAMSIKDAVRANKVDEAAAILKKVLETKPEKNKWSDKDDNETSTRAFYETGG; translated from the coding sequence ATGTTAATTGATGGATATGGAAGAAAAGTAGATTATTTAAGAGTATCAGTAACTGAGAGATGTAACTTCAGATGTCAGTACTGTATGCCTGAAAAACCTTTTTCATGGGTTCCAAAAGAGAACTTATTGTCGTACGAAGACTTATTTAAGTTTATAAAAGTTGCTATTGATGAGGGAATTACGAAAGTAAGAATCACAGGTGGTGAACCATTATTAAGAGAAGGTCTTGATGAATTTATCAAGATGATTTATGATTATAAAAATGATATAGATTTAGCTTTAACTACTAATGGATTCTTACTTCCTAAAGTTGCTCAGAAATTAAAAGACGCAGGTCTTAAAAGAATCAATGTTTCATTAGATTCAATGAAACCTGATGTTGCAGCAAAGATTGCTCAAAAGAATGTTTTAGAAACAGTTCTTAAAGGTATTCAAGCAGCAGATGATGCTGGGCTTAAAATAAAAATAAACTGTGTTCCAATTCAAGGAATAAATGATGGTGATCTTCTTGAAGTATTAGACTTCTGTAAAGATAAAGGTTATCCAATCAGATTTATTGAATTTATGGAAAATCAACATGCAAAAGATGGGGCTAAAGGTCTTAATTCTGATGCAATTAAAAAAATAGTTTCTCAAAAGTATGAGAAATTTGATGAAGTACCAAGAGATACTAGTTCACCTGCTCAATACTATGCGATTGAAGGTGGATATCAATTTGGTATTATAGAACCTCACAAAGATGATTTCTGTGCGGCATGTAATAGAATTAGACTTACAGCTGAAGGATTTTTAATTCCTTGTTTATACTTTGAAGATGCAATGAGTATCAAAGATGCAGTAAGAGCTAATAAAGTAGATGAAGCAGCAGCAATCTTGAAAAAAGTATTAGAAACTAAACCAGAGAAAAATAAATGGTCTGATAAAGATGATAATGAAACATCGACAAGAGCATTTTACGAAACTGGCGGATGA
- a CDS encoding EAL domain-containing protein produces the protein MTKILIVEDSKTYNNTLFALLRHPDYEILQAFTLKEALQKVEENANIDYIILDLILPDGEGDELILQFSSQKEKHPKIIVLSGNQDIQRRNYLFEHGVVDYFSKDIPLKTLIKDINKLIIDLSNNKNKNILIIDDSTFVRKTIRNILEMKNYTIFESKDGIAGIEHLEKGSLVNLILLDLEMPNLSGIEVLEKIKNNPKLEDIPIIIISSSEDKQKYSHVIKHGAVDFIRKPFSAEEILLKADLHIKQGEYLTKIASQAKELEEYKRVLNDSDMVSKTNPSGVIKEANDKFCKISGYSLEYLLGKSHRVVRHPDMPKKIFEDMWGKIKAHKTFKGILKNKKRDGTAYYVDATISPIIDINGNIKEIIGIRHDITDVMNPKKQLIADLSYVNTPTLIFLQIANYDLFKEFYSETLMHTFEFEFEQVILNYFPHNFNQKKVYNLTNGLFAFLKNEIYDEKVLIKILKEVIERFKQIGISFKETNYDVDICISFAYEDTHILDDAYLGIQHGLKYKIPIINAKNFHSRAQIEARNKLKNIGMIKSALAKEGSFVSFFQPIINNKTGEIDKYESLIRLIDKNGNIVSPFQFLNIAKKTGYYSDITELVIENSFKALKHTDKEITINLSSSDIESKHVRKQLLKLITKKEHIGRITFELLEDEEVKDFELVKDFILKSKLEGKVKIAIDDFGSGYSNYERLLEFQPDILKIDGSLIKNIVTDDYSRHVVESIIVFAKKQKIKTIAEFVINEEVLQTIKDLGIDYSQGYHLGEPQRLF, from the coding sequence ATGACAAAAATCTTAATTGTTGAAGATTCCAAGACATATAACAATACGTTATTTGCTTTACTTCGACATCCTGATTACGAAATATTACAAGCATTTACATTAAAGGAAGCTCTTCAAAAAGTTGAAGAGAATGCTAATATTGACTATATAATACTTGATTTGATCCTTCCAGATGGAGAAGGAGATGAACTAATTTTACAATTTTCTTCTCAAAAAGAAAAACATCCAAAAATTATTGTTTTATCTGGGAATCAAGATATTCAACGAAGAAACTATCTTTTTGAACATGGTGTTGTTGATTATTTCTCAAAAGATATCCCACTGAAAACCCTTATAAAAGATATTAATAAATTAATTATTGATTTATCAAATAATAAAAATAAAAATATATTAATCATTGACGATTCTACTTTTGTAAGAAAAACTATACGAAATATTTTAGAAATGAAAAACTATACTATTTTTGAATCAAAAGATGGAATAGCAGGAATAGAACACTTAGAAAAAGGTTCTTTAGTAAATCTAATTTTATTAGATTTAGAAATGCCTAATTTATCTGGAATAGAAGTATTAGAAAAAATCAAAAACAACCCTAAACTAGAAGATATTCCTATTATTATAATTTCAAGTAGTGAAGATAAACAGAAATATTCACACGTAATAAAACATGGTGCCGTTGATTTTATTAGAAAACCTTTTTCAGCAGAAGAGATACTTTTAAAAGCTGATTTACATATAAAACAAGGTGAGTACCTTACAAAAATAGCTTCTCAGGCAAAAGAGTTAGAAGAGTACAAAAGAGTATTAAATGATAGTGATATGGTTAGTAAAACTAATCCATCTGGGGTTATAAAAGAAGCAAATGATAAATTTTGTAAAATTAGTGGTTATTCACTTGAATACTTATTAGGAAAATCACATAGGGTTGTACGACATCCAGATATGCCTAAAAAAATATTTGAAGATATGTGGGGAAAAATAAAAGCTCATAAAACATTCAAAGGTATTTTAAAAAATAAAAAAAGAGATGGAACTGCTTATTATGTGGATGCAACAATCTCTCCAATTATTGATATTAATGGAAATATAAAAGAGATTATTGGAATAAGACATGATATTACGGATGTAATGAATCCAAAAAAACAGTTAATCGCAGATTTATCTTATGTGAATACACCAACTTTAATATTTTTACAAATAGCTAATTATGATCTATTTAAAGAGTTTTATTCTGAAACATTAATGCATACTTTTGAATTTGAATTTGAGCAAGTAATTCTTAATTATTTCCCTCATAATTTTAATCAAAAAAAAGTATATAACCTAACAAATGGTTTATTTGCATTTCTTAAAAATGAAATTTATGATGAAAAAGTATTAATAAAAATCCTAAAAGAAGTTATTGAAAGATTTAAACAAATTGGTATTTCATTTAAAGAGACTAATTATGATGTAGATATTTGCATTAGTTTTGCTTACGAAGATACACATATATTAGATGATGCGTATTTAGGGATTCAACATGGATTAAAGTATAAAATACCTATTATTAATGCAAAAAATTTCCATAGTAGAGCTCAAATAGAAGCTAGAAATAAACTAAAAAATATTGGTATGATCAAAAGTGCCCTAGCAAAAGAAGGAAGTTTTGTATCTTTCTTCCAACCTATTATTAATAATAAAACCGGTGAAATAGACAAATATGAATCTCTTATTAGACTAATTGATAAAAATGGAAATATTGTATCTCCTTTCCAATTTTTAAATATTGCTAAAAAAACAGGATACTATTCTGATATTACAGAACTAGTAATTGAGAATTCATTTAAAGCTTTAAAACATACAGATAAAGAGATTACAATTAATCTTTCTTCTTCTGATATTGAAAGTAAACATGTAAGAAAACAATTACTTAAATTAATCACAAAAAAAGAACACATAGGAAGAATTACTTTTGAATTATTAGAAGATGAAGAAGTTAAAGATTTTGAATTAGTAAAAGACTTTATTTTGAAAAGTAAATTAGAAGGTAAAGTAAAAATTGCTATAGATGATTTTGGAAGTGGTTATTCTAATTACGAAAGATTATTAGAATTCCAACCAGATATACTAAAAATTGATGGTTCATTAATTAAAAATATTGTTACAGATGATTATAGTAGGCATGTTGTTGAATCAATTATTGTATTTGCAAAAAAACAAAAAATTAAAACAATTGCTGAGTTTGTAATAAATGAAGAAGTTCTTCAAACTATTAAAGATTTAGGGATTGATTATTCTCAAGGTTATCATTTAGGAGAGCCACAAAGGCTCTTCTAA
- a CDS encoding methyl-accepting chemotaxis protein: MTSEMNEQIIKTQNFIEKDRLVVEEIDDIMSKVSNGFFCYTIKQEGATKEVEALRKNINDMLINTKDRLDSINTILDNYASNNFKYDLEESQTQELCGDIGSLYTSSKLLGRNVSSLMAMIDNAGNELKSSTDVLASSSQDLSTASNEQAASLEETAAAIEQITENIRSNNQNVLLMTEVSNELNNSAIQGNSLASKTSTAMDEINKKVINISEAIEIIDQIAFQTNILSLNAAVEAATAGEAGKGFAVVAQEVRNLASRSAQAASEIKILVEDASSKSNAGKQISSQMIEGYEKLNEKISKTKDMIHNVSQASKEQESGMYQINDVVNSLDKTTQENASTASSIDNLSTDVSLLSQRLMNITSKAILDKDIRNQVSDLDLLQKLSTFKNDYINFKDNNFAKLNTFNPWEIEKYNQSNLGKWIIQSELENQDYTKNSYWPKLKTSQENLHKNLQEYINKNSENNSNDELKNIAKIIEKNTINLFNNLDCILSK; encoded by the coding sequence ATGACAAGTGAAATGAATGAGCAAATAATAAAAACTCAAAATTTCATAGAAAAAGATAGACTTGTAGTTGAAGAAATCGATGATATTATGTCAAAAGTTTCTAATGGTTTCTTCTGTTATACCATCAAACAAGAAGGTGCAACAAAAGAAGTTGAGGCTTTAAGAAAAAACATAAATGATATGCTTATAAATACAAAAGATAGACTTGATAGTATAAACACAATCTTAGATAACTATGCTTCTAATAATTTCAAATATGATTTAGAAGAGTCTCAAACACAAGAATTATGTGGAGATATTGGTTCACTTTACACATCATCAAAATTATTAGGTAGAAATGTATCTTCATTAATGGCAATGATTGATAATGCAGGAAATGAATTAAAATCATCAACAGATGTATTAGCAAGTTCTTCTCAAGACTTATCAACAGCTTCTAATGAACAAGCTGCATCACTTGAAGAAACAGCTGCTGCAATTGAGCAAATTACAGAAAATATCAGAAGTAATAATCAAAATGTGTTACTTATGACTGAGGTATCAAATGAATTAAATAATTCTGCAATACAAGGAAATTCTTTAGCTTCAAAAACATCTACAGCAATGGATGAAATAAATAAAAAAGTAATAAATATAAGTGAAGCAATTGAAATTATTGATCAAATTGCATTCCAAACAAATATATTATCACTTAACGCAGCAGTGGAAGCAGCAACAGCAGGAGAAGCAGGAAAAGGTTTTGCAGTTGTAGCGCAAGAGGTTAGAAACTTAGCCTCAAGAAGTGCACAAGCGGCAAGCGAAATTAAAATTTTAGTAGAAGATGCTTCATCTAAATCAAATGCAGGAAAACAAATCTCATCACAAATGATTGAAGGTTATGAAAAACTAAATGAAAAAATATCTAAAACAAAAGATATGATTCATAATGTATCTCAAGCAAGTAAAGAACAAGAAAGTGGTATGTATCAAATTAATGATGTAGTTAATTCATTAGATAAAACGACACAAGAAAATGCTTCAACAGCCTCTTCTATTGATAATTTATCAACTGATGTTTCTTTATTATCTCAAAGGCTTATGAATATTACAAGTAAAGCTATTTTAGATAAAGATATAAGAAATCAAGTTTCAGATTTAGATTTATTACAAAAACTTTCAACATTTAAAAATGATTACATTAATTTCAAAGATAATAATTTTGCAAAACTTAATACTTTTAATCCTTGGGAAATAGAAAAATATAATCAAAGCAATCTAGGTAAATGGATAATACAAAGTGAATTAGAAAATCAAGATTATACAAAAAATTCATATTGGCCAAAATTAAAAACAAGTCAAGAAAATTTACATAAAAATCTTCAAGAGTATATAAATAAAAACTCAGAAAACAATTCTAATGATGAGTTGAAAAATATAGCTAAGATAATTGAAAAAAACACTATTAACTTATTTAACAATTTAGATTGCATTTTAAGTAAATAA
- the rpsO gene encoding 30S ribosomal protein S15 has product MALDQDLKSEIIAKFAKKDGDTGSAQVQIAILTEQVKVLTEHLKINKKDHSSRLGLLKMVGKRKRLLAYLRRTNYTAFTELVATLGIRAK; this is encoded by the coding sequence ATGGCTTTAGATCAGGATTTAAAATCAGAGATTATAGCAAAGTTTGCAAAAAAAGATGGTGATACAGGTTCAGCGCAAGTTCAAATTGCAATTTTAACTGAGCAAGTTAAAGTTTTAACTGAGCACTTAAAAATCAACAAGAAAGATCACTCTTCAAGATTAGGTCTTTTAAAAATGGTTGGTAAAAGAAAAAGACTTTTAGCATACTTAAGAAGAACAAACTATACTGCATTTACAGAATTAGTTGCTACTTTAGGTATTAGAGCTAAATAA
- a CDS encoding Rrf2 family transcriptional regulator: MLLTKKSEYALLSLISIARSDNPKNVDVLSRELNISKSFLAKIMQNLAKHDLVVSHRGVNGGFALKKAWDEITILEITIAAEEKLPSVFECSPSLGDCPSQRAELCTIWPLLNNLQNRINGFLEELTLKDISS; this comes from the coding sequence ATGTTATTAACAAAAAAGAGTGAATATGCACTACTTTCTTTGATTTCTATCGCTAGAAGCGACAATCCAAAGAATGTTGATGTACTATCAAGAGAGTTAAATATTTCAAAATCATTCCTTGCTAAGATAATGCAGAATCTAGCAAAACATGACTTAGTAGTTTCTCATCGAGGTGTAAATGGTGGATTTGCACTAAAAAAAGCATGGGATGAAATTACTATTTTAGAAATAACTATAGCAGCAGAAGAAAAGCTACCATCAGTATTTGAATGTTCTCCTTCTCTTGGCGATTGTCCAAGTCAAAGAGCTGAGCTTTGTACTATCTGGCCTTTATTAAATAACTTACAAAACAGAATTAATGGTTTTTTAGAAGAACTTACACTAAAAGATATTAGTTCATGA
- a CDS encoding DHH family phosphoesterase — MTLFHISHTDLDGYGCHLITKEYFKEGFFFNANYGLEVKLSIKKVLEKIEEFKDEEILFLISDLNLTFQESKDLDKSINDLIENGFNIKLQVLDHHVSGQKSADKFHWYYLDTTRCATKIVYDYMFEEYNGFELETDQWLNPLVNAINAIDIWLDNEVKNFEFGKVLLMMVSKAREINNSLFPNLNRDYRIYLLKQSIMYINEKDGNIKLDNNLHFLKKEFLRLDDKDDTLDNLSAKYLVKTLDDVKDDLTVTYKGHKGLLTYTLGSISIPANAFLKANPDYDFFIDVGRKGNASFRADGKVDVSVMAAKLAKGGGHVNASGAKFDDFKETIHYEEIKNYVQRKLDKI, encoded by the coding sequence ATGACTTTATTTCATATTTCACATACAGATTTAGATGGCTACGGTTGTCATCTGATCACAAAAGAATACTTTAAAGAAGGATTTTTCTTTAATGCTAATTATGGATTAGAAGTTAAATTAAGTATAAAAAAAGTATTAGAAAAAATTGAAGAGTTTAAAGATGAAGAAATTCTTTTTTTAATTTCTGATTTAAACTTAACTTTTCAAGAATCAAAAGATTTAGATAAATCTATAAATGATTTAATTGAAAATGGTTTTAATATCAAATTACAAGTATTAGATCATCATGTAAGTGGACAAAAAAGTGCAGATAAGTTCCATTGGTATTATTTAGATACTACAAGATGTGCTACAAAAATTGTTTATGATTATATGTTCGAAGAATACAATGGGTTTGAATTAGAAACAGATCAATGGTTAAATCCTTTAGTAAATGCTATTAATGCAATTGATATTTGGTTAGATAATGAAGTGAAAAACTTTGAATTTGGAAAAGTATTATTAATGATGGTTTCTAAAGCTAGAGAAATTAATAATTCATTGTTCCCAAATTTAAATAGAGATTATAGAATTTATTTATTAAAACAATCAATTATGTATATTAATGAAAAAGATGGAAATATCAAATTAGATAATAATCTTCATTTTCTAAAAAAAGAGTTTTTAAGACTTGATGATAAAGATGATACTTTAGATAATCTAAGTGCTAAATATTTAGTTAAGACTTTAGATGATGTAAAAGATGATCTTACTGTAACATACAAGGGTCACAAGGGTTTATTAACTTATACTTTAGGTTCTATCTCGATTCCTGCAAATGCATTCTTAAAAGCTAATCCCGATTATGATTTCTTTATTGATGTTGGAAGAAAAGGAAATGCATCTTTTAGAGCAGATGGAAAAGTTGATGTTTCTGTAATGGCAGCAAAACTAGCAAAAGGTGGAGGTCATGTAAATGCCTCTGGTGCTAAATTTGATGATTTCAAAGAAACTATTCACTACGAAGAAATAAAAAATTACGTACAAAGAAAGCTAGATAAAATCTAG
- a CDS encoding CoA-binding protein — translation MECEFPSVNSNNEEIIEIFKNTKTIAIAGLSPNEEKASNRVAKYLQNVGFKIVPIYPKEEVILGEKVYRSLEEIPFKIDMVDVFRKPNAIAAVVDACIARGDIDTVWTQLGLVNNEAAAKAEEAGMKVVQNKCTKIEHANFF, via the coding sequence ATGGAGTGTGAATTCCCAAGTGTAAATTCAAACAATGAAGAAATTATAGAGATATTTAAAAATACTAAAACAATTGCAATTGCAGGTCTTTCTCCTAATGAAGAGAAAGCTTCAAATAGAGTTGCAAAATACTTACAAAATGTGGGATTCAAAATTGTTCCAATTTACCCAAAAGAAGAAGTGATTCTAGGTGAAAAAGTATATAGAAGTCTAGAAGAAATTCCTTTTAAAATTGATATGGTTGATGTTTTTAGAAAACCAAATGCAATTGCAGCTGTTGTTGATGCTTGTATTGCAAGAGGAGATATTGATACGGTATGGACTCAATTAGGTTTAGTGAATAATGAAGCAGCTGCTAAAGCAGAAGAAGCTGGAATGAAAGTTGTACAAAACAAGTGTACAAAGATAGAACACGCAAACTTTTTTTAG